One Danio aesculapii chromosome 11, fDanAes4.1, whole genome shotgun sequence genomic region harbors:
- the faim2b gene encoding fas apoptotic inhibitory molecule 2b, translating to MTQKKVAPADQAVEGSKPPSYEEANAGCPGYYYGEGGFSWDDAAIRRIFIRKVYSILMLQLFSTVAVIALFTFHAPVRMYIQTHPILYSISNLLFLITYISLACCGDLRRQFPWNLILLTVFTLSMACMLGFISSFYNTKAVVLCIGITAVVCLCVTLFSFQSKIDITSYQGLLFILCMVMLFCAIVMSFVVPFGYVPWLHAVYSSIGAIVFTMFLAFDTQLLMGNKQYTLSPEEYVFATLSLYLDIVYLFTFLLQMFGQGRE from the exons ATGACACAGAAAAAG GTGGCTCCAGCAGATCAGGCTGTTGAAGGAAGCAAACCTCCAAGCTACGAGGAGGCGAACGCAG GATGTCCTGGTtattactatggcgaaggagggtTTTCCTGGGATGACGCTGCTATTAGACGGATCTTCATACGAAAG GTTTATTCCATTCTGATGCTGCAGCTCTTCTCCACGGTTGCTGTCATCGCTCTCTTCACATTCCA CGCTCCAGTCAGGATGTACATTCAGACTCATCCAATCCTGTACTCAATCTCCAA TCTCCTGTTTCTCATCACATACATCTCATTGGCCTGCTGTGGTGATCTGAG GAGGCAGTTCCCATGGAATCTTATTCTGCTCACAGTCTTT ACTCTGAGCATGGCGTGCATGTTGGGCTTTATCTCCAG TTTCTACAACACTAAAGCTGTGGTTCTGTGTATCGGCATCACAGCggtcgtgtgtttgtgtgtgacgcTCTTCAGCTTTCAGAGCAAG ATTGACATCACGTCTTATCAAGGTCTGCTCTTCATCCTGTGTATGGTGATGCTTTTCTGCGCCATCGTCATGAGTTTTGTGGTTCCCTTCGGCTACGTGCCCTGGCTGCACGCGGTGTACTCCAGCATAGGAGCCATTGTCTTTACCATG tttCTAGCCTTTGATACGCAGCTGCTGATGGGGAATAAGCAGTACACTCTGAGTCCTGAAGAGTACGTGTTCGCCACGCTCAGCCTGTATCTGGACATCGTGTATCTGTTCACCTTCCTGCTGCAGATGTTCGGACAGGGCCGAGAATGA